In Leisingera methylohalidivorans DSM 14336, a single genomic region encodes these proteins:
- a CDS encoding caspase family protein, whose product MRFKLLSTFIICSALALTPAERVSADAGDFAAGAIIGGIIGGALSKNQRRSGSKAPRRSRLPSTQEGRQIQESLNYFSFPAGAVDGQLGRKTREAVSAYQAYLGYPVTGQLNDFEKDLLISSFQRAQASGYLASQQAMAHPDGPRGLLKIYLAERLAPQPQPQQPYGLPQAVMAGNSTGTYGVPQQYGQSAQQQYGQQQMGFAATTQAYGIPQQPQLQGQQGQFVPQSQVPGQFVPQDQLQQQSQFVQQGQVMAAAQGQAPIQNSAVVQGSGTAATPVLLQQNDIAAPLIIRRALVIGVDGYQNLAALQKARNDALAVSNTLGALGFEVTTLYDAGRRDINSAVSTFANQIKPGDEVLFYFAGHGVEVDGRNYLLPSDVPMVNFGDESFLTGESIAADRVLGTFQRKGARSTIMILDACRNNPFPKDGQRSVGGTRGLVRMEPPEGAFILYSAGTGQTALDRLSDNDANPNSVFTRALLTRLNQPGMTLHQLAKQVRRDVQDLAATVNHDQFPAYYDQMSGEMVLRRQLATQGN is encoded by the coding sequence ATGCGGTTCAAGCTGCTTTCCACATTCATTATCTGTTCTGCGCTGGCTCTGACGCCGGCAGAACGTGTTTCTGCCGATGCGGGCGACTTTGCTGCCGGTGCCATCATCGGCGGCATCATCGGCGGCGCCCTGTCCAAGAACCAGCGGCGCTCGGGCAGCAAGGCGCCCCGGCGTTCGCGGCTGCCGTCCACTCAGGAAGGCCGCCAGATTCAGGAATCTCTGAACTACTTCAGCTTCCCTGCGGGCGCGGTCGACGGGCAGCTGGGCCGGAAAACGCGCGAGGCGGTTTCCGCCTATCAGGCTTACCTGGGCTATCCTGTCACAGGGCAGCTGAACGATTTCGAGAAAGACCTGCTGATCAGTTCCTTCCAGCGGGCGCAAGCCAGCGGCTATCTCGCCAGCCAGCAGGCGATGGCACATCCCGACGGGCCGCGCGGGCTGCTGAAGATTTACCTGGCCGAGCGGCTGGCGCCGCAGCCTCAGCCGCAGCAGCCCTATGGGTTGCCTCAGGCCGTCATGGCCGGGAACAGCACCGGCACCTATGGCGTGCCGCAGCAATACGGCCAGAGTGCACAGCAGCAATACGGCCAGCAGCAGATGGGGTTTGCGGCCACCACCCAGGCATACGGCATTCCGCAGCAGCCCCAGTTGCAGGGCCAGCAAGGGCAATTTGTGCCGCAATCGCAGGTGCCGGGCCAATTTGTGCCTCAAGACCAGCTGCAGCAACAGAGCCAGTTCGTGCAGCAGGGGCAGGTGATGGCGGCCGCGCAGGGACAGGCGCCGATCCAGAACAGCGCAGTTGTTCAAGGCAGCGGCACCGCGGCAACACCGGTCCTGTTGCAGCAAAATGATATCGCCGCACCGCTGATCATCCGCCGCGCATTGGTGATCGGTGTCGACGGCTACCAGAACCTCGCCGCCTTGCAAAAGGCGCGCAACGATGCCCTGGCGGTCAGCAATACGCTCGGGGCGCTCGGCTTTGAGGTGACCACGCTCTATGACGCGGGGCGCCGCGACATCAACAGCGCGGTCTCGACCTTTGCCAACCAGATCAAGCCGGGGGATGAAGTCCTGTTCTATTTCGCCGGCCACGGGGTTGAGGTCGACGGGCGCAATTATCTGCTGCCCTCCGATGTGCCGATGGTGAATTTCGGCGATGAAAGCTTCCTGACCGGGGAAAGCATTGCCGCCGACCGGGTGCTTGGAACTTTCCAGCGCAAGGGCGCGCGCTCAACCATCATGATCCTGGACGCATGCCGCAACAATCCCTTCCCCAAGGACGGCCAGCGGTCGGTTGGCGGCACCCGCGGCCTGGTGCGGATGGAGCCGCCGGAGGGCGCCTTTATCCTGTATTCCGCCGGCACAGGCCAAACTGCGCTGGACCGGCTGTCGGACAATGACGCCAATCCGAATTCGGTGTTCACCCGCGCGCTGCTGACGCGCCTGAACCAGCCGGGCATGACGCTGCACCAGCTGGCCAAGCAGGTGCGCCGGGATGTTCAGGATCTGGCAGCCACCGTGAACCACGATCAGTTCCCGGCCTATTACGACCAGATGTCGGGCGAAATGGTGCTGCGGCGCCAGTTGGCAACCCAAGGCAACTGA
- a CDS encoding peptidoglycan-binding domain-containing protein: protein MLSKPLKPALTAAFLATSVTSPATASDLGAAIVGGVIGGVIVNEVHRNKQRQRRATTYRRAPASSATRSQNRETQVALNYFGFHSGTADGVLGRRSRAAISQYQVHMGYPATGYLAPYERNFLVSSYSRAQIGGPPVIKAMQGPNGVRGLLHAWRDEAAGIRTAGSSYGGYGGLPSEVSQAVDEIAASSEPTGEQLLQRTGFMQLADLNGDGRNDYVLDTSVSGSSFWCGASNCSVMVFASTPQGYQRNDFLARGVTPASFACHQGTCRMADTGADAPVQAAQQNRSTVAAFAGRESASLGGITLFDQPAPSASLTSYCSKVSLLTSSNGGFMTAASMTDPELALGEQFCLARTYAINAGETRAGKVQGVSQAQIDSQCDAFGPAVQPFLAKLGTAGSGEVMGDVQKFVLQSGMSLEQLANTAGICLFSGYRRDDMDVALGAALILTGAGQRPYAELIGHHLALGFGAPVTAERAQDWYGMAVISLEGGAAPVFAPGQPERAELIKTASAKLAGGRIQPVQASGAAALPSFSSD from the coding sequence ATGCTTTCCAAGCCGCTTAAGCCGGCATTGACCGCCGCGTTTCTGGCGACATCGGTCACCAGCCCTGCGACTGCGAGCGATTTGGGCGCCGCAATTGTCGGAGGGGTGATTGGCGGGGTTATCGTCAATGAAGTTCACAGAAATAAACAACGCCAGCGCCGTGCCACCACCTACCGCCGCGCTCCGGCAAGTTCCGCCACCCGGTCGCAGAACCGCGAAACCCAGGTGGCACTGAATTATTTCGGCTTCCACTCCGGCACGGCGGATGGGGTGCTGGGCAGGCGGTCCCGCGCCGCCATTTCCCAGTATCAGGTCCACATGGGCTATCCGGCCACGGGCTATCTGGCCCCGTATGAACGCAATTTCCTGGTCAGTTCCTACAGCCGTGCGCAAATCGGCGGCCCGCCGGTTATCAAAGCGATGCAAGGCCCCAACGGGGTGCGCGGATTGCTGCATGCCTGGCGGGATGAGGCCGCCGGCATCAGAACCGCAGGAAGCAGTTACGGCGGCTACGGCGGGTTGCCGTCCGAAGTCAGCCAGGCGGTGGATGAGATCGCCGCCAGCTCGGAACCGACCGGAGAGCAGCTGCTGCAGCGCACCGGCTTCATGCAGCTGGCGGATCTGAACGGCGATGGCCGCAACGACTATGTGCTCGATACGTCGGTCTCCGGCAGTTCCTTCTGGTGCGGCGCGTCGAATTGCTCGGTGATGGTCTTTGCCTCCACGCCGCAGGGCTATCAGCGCAATGACTTCCTGGCGCGCGGCGTGACACCCGCCAGCTTTGCCTGCCATCAGGGCACCTGCCGCATGGCGGATACGGGCGCCGATGCCCCGGTACAGGCCGCACAGCAGAACCGCAGCACGGTAGCAGCCTTTGCCGGCCGGGAAAGCGCCTCGCTGGGCGGCATCACCCTGTTTGATCAGCCGGCGCCAAGTGCCTCGCTTACCAGTTATTGCAGCAAGGTAAGCCTGCTGACCAGCTCCAACGGCGGCTTTATGACAGCAGCAAGCATGACTGATCCGGAACTGGCGCTGGGCGAGCAGTTCTGCCTCGCCCGCACCTATGCCATCAACGCGGGCGAGACCCGAGCCGGTAAGGTTCAGGGTGTTTCGCAAGCGCAGATCGACAGCCAGTGCGATGCGTTCGGCCCGGCTGTGCAGCCCTTCCTGGCCAAACTTGGAACTGCGGGTAGCGGCGAAGTGATGGGTGATGTGCAGAAGTTCGTGCTGCAGTCCGGCATGTCGCTGGAACAGCTGGCTAATACCGCCGGGATTTGTCTGTTCTCCGGTTATCGCCGTGATGACATGGACGTGGCGCTGGGTGCCGCGCTGATTCTGACCGGTGCCGGCCAGCGCCCCTATGCCGAGCTGATCGGCCACCATCTGGCGTTGGGCTTTGGCGCGCCGGTCACGGCAGAAAGGGCGCAGGACTGGTACGGCATGGCCGTGATCTCGCTGGAGGGCGGCGCGGCACCTGTCTTTGCCCCTGGACAGCCCGAGCGGGCAGAGCTGATCAAGACAGCCTCGGCCAAGCTGGCAGGCGGCCGGATCCAGCCGGTGCAGGCCTCCGGCGCTGCGGCACTGCCGTCGTTCTCCTCTGACTGA
- the lipB gene encoding lipoyl(octanoyl) transferase LipB: MVEWIASDGLVEYDQAVAFMEARAAAIAEGTAAECIWLVEHPPLYTAGTSAKREDLTDPDRFPVYDSKRGGQYTYHGPGQRVVYVMLNVGQRGHDVRRFVQQLESWVIAALDEFNIKGHIRDGRVGVWVERPDKPQTATGGMAEDKIAAIGIRLRKWVSFHGISINVEPELEHFTGIVPCGITEYGVTSLVDLGLPVTMADVDVALKRSFEHVFDG, from the coding sequence ATGGTTGAATGGATCGCATCGGACGGCCTTGTTGAATATGATCAAGCAGTTGCCTTCATGGAAGCGCGCGCGGCGGCGATCGCCGAGGGCACTGCGGCAGAATGCATCTGGCTGGTCGAACATCCGCCGCTTTACACCGCCGGCACCTCGGCCAAGCGCGAAGACCTGACTGACCCGGACCGTTTCCCGGTCTATGACAGCAAACGCGGCGGCCAATATACTTATCACGGGCCGGGCCAGCGGGTGGTTTATGTGATGCTGAACGTGGGCCAGCGCGGCCACGACGTGCGCCGGTTCGTGCAGCAGCTGGAAAGCTGGGTAATCGCCGCGTTGGATGAGTTCAACATCAAGGGTCATATCCGCGACGGCCGTGTCGGCGTCTGGGTCGAACGCCCGGACAAGCCGCAGACCGCAACCGGCGGCATGGCCGAGGACAAGATCGCCGCCATCGGCATCCGCCTGCGCAAATGGGTCAGCTTCCACGGCATCTCGATCAATGTGGAGCCGGAGCTGGAGCATTTCACCGGCATCGTGCCCTGCGGCATTACCGAATACGGGGTGACAAGCCTGGTAGATCTGGGTTTGCCGGTCACCATGGCGGATGTAGACGTTGCCCTGAAGCGCAGCTTTGAGCACGTGTTTGACGGCTAA
- a CDS encoding alpha/beta hydrolase, with translation MAERLDCEWSEEAAGPVAAAFGLQRSEIDPLKAVMNGTGGQAAAELEQIAARAGAPGTAELIRLAGFLFNEHMRDLKIARGALLPPSEEVEDKSGRRSQFFRFGAETGQPVIYVHGVLDGIAPLQRLQPQLRTLGFRVYAPMRAGYGGSVPLPRGQDPADAFVQQLDALITRKNLQRPVLLSHRGGALYGCAAANRLHSRIAGLVAVASNCSIATPQQFSGLSGYAWLVAFSAARARWMLPGLMKAWSGALHWYGHKALLKVQTARNSRERAILDQMDLLPLLKQSQLLFRQQGGAGFLADVQMMRQGSRKIALTRHTRAVFVHGGEDRVAPLSDIRDTFGGQQNAQLCVSQEAGALLFYTFPELVLTALQDCASAAQGKA, from the coding sequence ATGGCAGAACGGCTGGACTGCGAATGGAGCGAAGAGGCCGCAGGACCCGTGGCCGCGGCTTTCGGACTGCAGAGGTCCGAAATCGACCCGCTGAAGGCAGTGATGAACGGCACCGGCGGCCAGGCGGCGGCAGAGTTGGAACAGATTGCAGCCAGGGCCGGAGCGCCGGGAACGGCTGAGCTGATCCGGCTGGCCGGCTTCCTGTTCAACGAGCATATGCGGGATTTAAAAATTGCGCGGGGCGCGCTGCTGCCGCCATCGGAGGAGGTTGAGGACAAAAGCGGGCGGCGCAGCCAGTTTTTCCGGTTTGGCGCGGAAACCGGACAGCCGGTGATCTATGTGCACGGGGTGCTGGACGGGATCGCGCCGCTGCAGCGTCTGCAGCCGCAGCTCAGAACCCTGGGGTTCCGGGTCTATGCGCCGATGCGCGCGGGCTACGGCGGCTCGGTGCCGCTGCCGCGCGGGCAGGATCCGGCGGATGCCTTTGTTCAGCAGCTGGATGCGCTGATCACACGCAAAAACCTGCAACGGCCGGTATTGCTCAGCCACCGGGGCGGCGCATTGTACGGCTGCGCGGCGGCCAACCGGCTGCACAGCCGGATCGCCGGGCTGGTGGCGGTGGCCTCAAATTGTTCGATTGCCACGCCGCAGCAGTTTTCCGGGCTCAGCGGCTATGCCTGGCTGGTTGCCTTTTCCGCCGCTCGTGCCCGCTGGATGCTGCCCGGGTTGATGAAAGCCTGGTCAGGGGCCCTGCACTGGTACGGGCACAAGGCGCTGCTGAAGGTTCAGACTGCGCGCAACAGCCGTGAAAGGGCGATACTGGACCAGATGGACCTGCTGCCGCTGCTGAAGCAAAGCCAGCTGCTGTTCCGGCAGCAGGGCGGCGCCGGATTCCTGGCGGATGTGCAGATGATGCGGCAGGGGAGCCGGAAGATAGCGCTGACACGGCACACGCGGGCAGTTTTTGTGCATGGCGGCGAGGACCGCGTCGCGCCGCTGTCCGATATCCGTGATACCTTCGGCGGTCAGCAGAATGCTCAGCTTTGCGTCAGCCAGGAGGCGGGTGCGCTGCTGTTTTACACCTTTCCGGAACTGGTGCTGACGGCGCTGCAGGACTGCGCTTCGGCGGCACAAGGCAAGGCTTAG